From one Gammaproteobacteria bacterium genomic stretch:
- a CDS encoding STAS domain-containing protein, whose translation MSANGNATGSITRQTDDTYLLQGVLSFDSAAALARQGNELFKSAGATVSVDLSGVDRSDSAGLALLLEWMRAARKRNQTLVFSHVPRQIQDIAAVSGVKSLLNAESI comes from the coding sequence ATGAGTGCAAACGGCAATGCGACTGGAAGCATCACCAGGCAAACTGATGATACCTATTTGCTGCAGGGGGTGTTGAGTTTTGACAGTGCCGCTGCTTTGGCTCGACAGGGTAATGAGTTGTTTAAAAGTGCCGGAGCTACGGTATCGGTGGACTTAAGTGGCGTGGACCGCAGTGACAGCGCCGGTTTGGCGCTGCTGCTGGAGTGGATGCGTGCAGCCCGTAAACGCAATCAGACCCTGGTATTCAGTCACGTGCCCCGGCAGATTCAGGATATTGCGGCGGTTAGTGGGGTTAAGTCGCTGCTGAACGCCGAATCAATCTAA
- a CDS encoding BolA family transcriptional regulator: protein MENEEVKRLIEAGIADAQVTVNGDGSHYEAIVVGAVFAGKSLLEKQKMVYATLNAEITSGRIHALSIKAYSPEEWEKAQKFQVGGA from the coding sequence ATGGAAAATGAGGAAGTCAAACGTCTGATAGAAGCAGGCATCGCCGATGCGCAAGTCACTGTGAACGGTGACGGCAGCCACTACGAAGCTATCGTTGTGGGCGCCGTCTTTGCTGGTAAGTCACTGCTTGAAAAGCAGAAAATGGTCTACGCGACGCTAAATGCGGAAATCACCAGCGGTCGAATTCATGCCCTGAGCATAAAAGCCTACAGCCCTGAGGAGTGGGAAAAAGCGCAAAAATTCCAGGTGGGTGGTGCATAG
- a CDS encoding ABC transporter substrate-binding protein: MKVINVILCLGLVSFLPARLLAADHPAQTLVVNTTKLVMEKLRAEEEIVKKDSARLMKIVDENVLPNFDFHKMSSWVLGKYWRKASKKQKAQFTDEFKTLLVRTYSKALLDAIDKEIKFLPMRSKKKDAKEVTVRTEVDQKGGFPIPIDYKLYEKEGKWLVYDVVIDALSLVSNYRTSFSKTVRESGIDHLIKTLAERNADEGKTKS; encoded by the coding sequence ATGAAAGTGATAAATGTGATTTTATGTTTGGGTTTAGTCTCATTTTTACCCGCACGCCTATTGGCGGCTGACCATCCGGCGCAGACCTTGGTGGTCAATACCACAAAGCTGGTTATGGAAAAACTCAGAGCAGAAGAAGAAATTGTAAAAAAAGATAGCGCTCGTCTGATGAAAATTGTCGACGAAAATGTATTACCCAATTTTGACTTTCACAAAATGTCCAGTTGGGTTCTGGGTAAGTATTGGCGCAAGGCGAGTAAAAAGCAGAAAGCGCAGTTCACAGATGAATTTAAAACCTTATTGGTTCGAACCTACAGTAAAGCTTTGTTGGATGCTATCGACAAAGAAATAAAATTTTTACCCATGCGTTCCAAGAAGAAAGACGCCAAAGAGGTGACGGTACGCACGGAAGTGGATCAGAAGGGCGGGTTTCCTATTCCCATTGATTACAAACTTTACGAGAAAGAGGGTAAATGGCTGGTATACGATGTGGTAATCGATGCTTTAAGTTTGGTGTCCAATTATCGCACCAGTTTTTCCAAAACCGTGCGAGAGTCGGGTATTGATCATTTGATTAAAACGCTGGCTGAACGTAACGCAGATGAAGGAAAGACAAAATCATGA